From one Phytohabitans houttuyneae genomic stretch:
- a CDS encoding WD40 repeat domain-containing protein — protein MLPVGPDYQLGPGLAFTPDGRVLATGGSRGVQLWDVATSRQLGGPFADAGAGVGGGGGAVSGLASAPDGRTLAVAGENGVVRLWDITTRQPIGRPLAGHTGDVLGVAFSPDGHTLATAGDDKTVRLWDTATHQQLGQPLTGHTDAVFSVAFSPDGRTLVTTSTDGTIRIWDTISHRQIDQPATRSPEHETPGVLSPDGRTLAISDLGSGVVRLWDIAGKRQLRELSAGFCLGVAFSPDGRTLATADIGGMAELRDIATGQQITPPVDTGPVEDMAFSPDGHILATAGPDKIVRLWDLATRQQLGHPLTGHTDEVCGVAFSPDGRTLATAGRDKTVRLWDFATRRPIGHPLTGHTDIVNSVAFSPDGRTLATAGSDKTLLWDLETRIAKPLTGHSGYVWDVAFSPDGRTLATANNQAAQLWDTSSRRKGKPVASLGERITGVAFSPNGHTLATLDDNSTVHLWDVASRRQIGQLFVGHGGAATHGVAFSPDGRSIATIAMSGALRLWDTSDWRQIGEPLTGQAFVAFQLTFSPDGSTLAALAGLGQDSSVLLWNISRL, from the coding sequence TTGCTTCCGGTCGGCCCGGACTATCAGCTCGGCCCTGGTCTGGCGTTCACCCCAGACGGGCGCGTTCTCGCAACTGGCGGGTCCCGCGGCGTACAGCTATGGGATGTCGCCACCAGCCGACAGCTCGGCGGACCGTTCGCCGACGCCGGCGCCGGCGTCGGCGGCGGCGGCGGCGCGGTCAGCGGTCTAGCGTCGGCGCCCGATGGGAGAACCCTGGCCGTCGCTGGTGAGAATGGCGTGGTGCGGCTTTGGGACATCACCACCCGCCAACCAATCGGTCGTCCTCTCGCCGGTCATACCGGCGATGTCCTAGGCGTGGCGTTCAGCCCAGACGGACACACTCTCGCCACCGCAGGAGACGACAAGACCGTGCGGCTCTGGGACACCGCCACCCACCAACAGCTCGGCCAGCCACTCACCGGTCACACAGATGCCGTTTTCAGCGTCGCGTTCAGCCCGGACGGGCGCACCCTCGTCACCACCAGCACCGACGGCACGATCCGAATCTGGGACACCATCAGCCACCGGCAGATCGACCAACCCGCCACCCGTAGTCCAGAACACGAGACACCCGGGGTTCTCAGTCCCGACGGACGTACCCTCGCGATAAGTGATCTCGGCAGCGGAGTAGTTCGACTGTGGGACATCGCAGGCAAACGACAGCTTCGCGAACTGTCCGCTGGCTTCTGCCTCGGCGTAGCGTTCAGCCCGGACGGGCGGACCCTCGCTACCGCGGACATCGGCGGTATGGCCGAACTACGGGACATCGCCACCGGTCAACAAATAACGCCTCCCGTTGACACCGGACCCGTGGAAGATATGGCGTTCAGCCCCGACGGTCACATCCTCGCCACCGCAGGCCCAGACAAGATCGTGCGCCTATGGGATCTCGCCACCCGCCAGCAGCTGGGCCACCCCCTGACCGGCCACACCGACGAGGTCTGTGGCGTGGCGTTCAGCCCCGACGGACGCACCCTCGCCACCGCCGGCAGAGACAAGACCGTGCGTCTGTGGGATTTCGCCACCCGCCGGCCGATCGGACACCCCCTGACCGGCCACACCGACATCGTCAACAGCGTCGCGTTCAGCCCCGACGGGCGCACCCTCGCCACCGCCGGCTCGGACAAGACACTGCTGTGGGACCTGGAAACCAGGATTGCCAAACCTCTCACCGGCCATAGCGGCTACGTATGGGACGTCGCGTTCAGCCCGGACGGTCGCACCCTTGCCACCGCCAACAACCAGGCCGCCCAGTTGTGGGACACCAGCAGCCGGCGAAAGGGCAAGCCCGTTGCCAGCCTCGGTGAGCGCATCACAGGTGTAGCGTTCAGCCCAAACGGTCATACCCTCGCAACGCTCGACGACAACAGCACAGTACATCTGTGGGACGTGGCAAGCCGCCGGCAGATCGGCCAACTCTTCGTCGGACACGGCGGCGCAGCAACGCATGGCGTGGCGTTCAGCCCTGACGGGCGCAGCATCGCCACCATCGCTATGTCCGGCGCACTACGGCTGTGGGACACCAGCGACTGGCGACAGATCGGCGAACCCCTGACTGGACAAGCATTCGTCGCGTTCCAATTAACGTTCAGCCCAGACGGCAGCACTCTCGCGGCCCTCGCAGGCCTCGGCCAGGACAGCAGCGTGCTCCTGTGGAACATCTCCAGGCTGTGA